The proteins below come from a single Nitrospira sp. genomic window:
- a CDS encoding CHASE3 domain-containing protein → MDKPNRPQALDAGVDTDPRAPSQGEQASTPLAFIRPFLRTIQQRSIEQRVLAGFGLVFAGILVISVISYRNMTVLIRNGHQDQRSHEFIQLLGAMGEAMDDAENGHRRFLVTGDESYLAAYTILRERAPEFTRYLRELTEPDSTQGAHVTHLEQLITQQLQEERNAIELRKKTGFEAVRGMALTGVAKASLEAARKLQGQMEQEENKALAQRVIESTSTTRSSIILLSIGALLLFVLLAAVYYLIRHDITARRRIAEELHRRGELLEAANKELEAFSYSVSHDLRAPLRHIDGYASLLAKATAVSLDDKAKRYLHTISEAATRMGQLIDDLLVFSRMGRQEMLHGTVNLNQLIAAVLHDLRHDLQDRTISWTIAELPDVTGDAAMLRQVFVNLIANAVKFTSTQPNASIEIGSRSADSNEAVLFVRDNGVGFDMQYANKLFGVFQRLHRADEFEGTGIGLANVRRIIHRHGGKTWAEGALGKGATFYVSLPLARPSI, encoded by the coding sequence ATGGATAAACCGAACCGCCCACAGGCACTCGATGCCGGCGTCGACACCGACCCTCGCGCTCCGTCCCAGGGTGAGCAAGCCTCGACCCCGCTGGCGTTTATCCGTCCATTCCTTCGGACCATCCAGCAGCGTTCCATCGAACAGCGCGTCCTCGCAGGGTTCGGACTGGTGTTTGCCGGCATCCTGGTGATCTCCGTCATCTCCTATCGCAACATGACGGTCCTCATCCGAAACGGCCATCAAGATCAACGAAGTCACGAGTTCATTCAGCTACTCGGGGCAATGGGCGAGGCCATGGATGACGCAGAAAATGGGCACCGGCGCTTTCTGGTCACCGGAGACGAGAGTTATCTCGCCGCGTATACCATTCTTCGCGAACGCGCGCCGGAATTCACCCGTTACCTGCGCGAACTCACGGAGCCCGACAGCACCCAGGGCGCCCATGTCACGCACCTTGAACAACTCATCACGCAACAGCTCCAGGAGGAACGCAACGCGATAGAGCTGCGAAAAAAGACCGGATTCGAAGCGGTCCGGGGCATGGCCTTGACCGGTGTGGCAAAGGCCTCGCTGGAGGCGGCGAGGAAACTCCAAGGTCAGATGGAGCAGGAGGAAAACAAGGCGCTCGCGCAACGGGTCATCGAGTCCACCAGCACGACGCGCTCCAGCATTATTCTTCTCAGCATCGGCGCGCTTTTGCTCTTCGTGCTCCTCGCCGCTGTCTATTATTTAATCCGGCATGACATCACCGCCCGGCGACGGATCGCCGAGGAACTCCATCGCCGGGGAGAACTCCTGGAGGCGGCCAACAAGGAATTAGAAGCGTTCAGCTATTCCGTCTCGCACGATTTGCGCGCCCCGCTGAGACACATCGATGGCTACGCCTCGCTACTGGCGAAAGCCACCGCCGTGTCGTTGGACGACAAAGCCAAACGCTACTTGCACACCATCTCGGAAGCCGCCACCAGAATGGGGCAACTCATCGACGATCTGCTGGTCTTTTCGCGCATGGGACGGCAGGAAATGTTGCACGGCACGGTCAACCTCAATCAATTGATCGCGGCGGTGCTGCACGATCTTCGACATGACTTGCAAGATCGCACTATCTCATGGACAATCGCGGAACTCCCTGATGTCACGGGAGACGCCGCCATGCTCCGACAGGTTTTTGTAAATCTGATCGCCAACGCCGTGAAGTTCACCAGCACACAACCGAACGCCAGCATCGAAATCGGCAGCCGGAGCGCCGATTCCAATGAAGCAGTGTTATTCGTGCGCGATAATGGAGTAGGATTCGATATGCAGTATGCGAACAAACTCTTTGGGGTCTTTCAGCGACTCCATCGCGCGGACGAATTCGAAGGGACGGGCATCGGGTTGGCGAATGTCCGACGAATTATTCACCGACATGGGGGAAAGACCTGGGCGGAAGGCGCGCTCGGCAAAGGCGCCACCTTTTACGTCAGCCTCCCCCTCGCGAGGCCATCCATATGA
- a CDS encoding response regulator, whose translation MTLSKPIVLAEDNPRDAELTLAAMEEHQLADKVILCHDGAEVLDYLYCRGAFKTRLQGNPAVVLLDLKMPKVDGLEVLRTIKNDADLRPIPVVMLTSSREERDLAESYALGANAYVVKPVEFHQFLKAVKELGVFWGMINEPPPEGASRAAGRSA comes from the coding sequence ATGACGCTCTCCAAACCTATTGTGCTGGCTGAAGACAATCCGCGCGACGCCGAACTGACACTCGCGGCCATGGAAGAGCACCAGCTGGCCGACAAAGTCATCCTCTGTCATGACGGGGCGGAAGTGCTCGATTACCTCTATTGCCGCGGGGCCTTCAAGACGAGGCTCCAGGGGAATCCGGCCGTCGTCCTGCTCGATCTGAAAATGCCGAAAGTCGACGGGCTTGAAGTGTTGCGCACCATCAAGAATGACGCCGATCTGCGGCCCATTCCCGTCGTCATGCTCACGTCTTCGCGGGAAGAACGGGATCTGGCCGAAAGTTATGCCCTGGGCGCCAACGCCTACGTCGTCAAGCCAGTGGAGTTCCATCAGTTCCTCAAGGCCGTCAAGGAACTCGGCGTGTTCTGGGGCATGATCAACGAGCCGCCGCCTGAAGGCGCCAGCCGCGCAGCAGGCCGATCAGCATAA